One Gemmatimonadota bacterium genomic region harbors:
- a CDS encoding RidA family protein: MRVLFLSILLASCARSASSTSAAGAPAPAETRTTENGITWHTPYGKPTRPFSPAVQVGNLLFLAGQIGTSANAQGGVVPGGIKAETKQTMENIKEVLAKSGSSLDRVVKCTVMMADMREWDAMNEVYTTYFPRNKPARSALGANGLALSARVEIECIAAVP; this comes from the coding sequence ATGCGCGTCCTGTTCCTGAGCATCCTCCTGGCGTCCTGCGCCCGATCGGCCTCGTCCACGTCGGCCGCGGGAGCCCCGGCGCCGGCCGAGACGCGGACCACCGAGAACGGGATCACCTGGCACACCCCGTACGGGAAGCCAACCCGCCCGTTCAGCCCGGCGGTGCAGGTGGGGAACCTGCTCTTCCTCGCTGGGCAGATCGGGACGTCGGCGAATGCGCAGGGTGGGGTGGTGCCGGGCGGGATCAAGGCGGAGACGAAGCAAACCATGGAAAACATCAAGGAGGTCCTCGCCAAGTCGGGGTCCTCCCTGGACCGGGTGGTGAAGTGCACGGTGATGATGGCCGACATGCGGGAGTGGGATGCGATGAACGAGGTGTACACGACCTACTTCCCGCGGAACAAGCCGGCGCGTTCGGCGCTCGGCGCGAATGGGCTCGCTCTCTCGGCGCGGGTGGAGATCGAATGCATCGCGGCGGTCCCATGA